From the Harpia harpyja isolate bHarHar1 chromosome 16, bHarHar1 primary haplotype, whole genome shotgun sequence genome, one window contains:
- the LOC128152402 gene encoding olfactory receptor 14A16-like, with protein MSNHSSITQFLLLAFANTQELQLLHFWLFLGIYLAALLGNGLTITAIACNHHLHTPMYFFLLNLSLLHLGFISTTVPKAMANSLRDTRAISFFGCAAQVFFVFLFGAEYSLLTIMAYDCYIAICKPLHYGTLLDSRPCLKMAAAAWGSGFLSAVLHIANTFSLSLCQDNAVDQFFCEIPQILKLACSDAYLREVGLLLFCVCLAVGCFVSIVLSYVQIFRAVLRIPSEQGRHKAFSMCLPHLAVVSLFINTGMIAYLKPPSIPSPSLDLVVALLYSVVPPAVNALLYSMRNQELQDALKKLIQSVVFQKK; from the coding sequence ATGTCTAACCAcagctccatcacccagttcctcctcctggcatttgccaacacacaggagctgcagctcttgcacttctggctcttcctgggcatctacctggctgccctcctgggaaacGGCCTCACCATTACTGCCATAGCCTGCAACCACCATCTCCACACACcgatgtacttcttcctcctcaacctctccctccttcacctgggcttcatctccaccactgttcCCAAAGCCATGGCTAATTCCCTCCGGGACACCCGGGCCATTTCCTTCTTTGGATGTGCTGCCCAGGTCTTCTTTGTATTCTTGTTTGGtgcagagtattctctcctcaccatcatggcctatgACTGCTACATTGCCATATGCAAACCCCTGCATTATGGGACCCTCCTGGACAGCAGACCTTGTCTCaaaatggcagcagctgcctggggcagtgggtttctcagtgctgtgctgcacatTGCCAACACATTTTCACTATCACTCTGCCAAgacaatgctgtggaccagttcttctgtgaaatcccccagatcctcaagctcgcctgctcagatgcctacctcagggaagttgggcttcttttgttttgtgtgtgtttagcagttgggtgttttgtttccattgtgctgtcctatgtgcagatcttcagggctgtgctgaggatcccctcagagcagggacggcacaaagccttttccatgtgccttcctcacctggccgtggtctccttgtttataaACACTGGCATGATTGCCTACCTGAAGCCTCCCTCcattccctccccatccctggatcTGGTGGTGGCATTGCtatactcagtggtgcctccagcagtgaatgccctcctctacagcatgaggaaccaggagctccaAGATGCACTGAAGAAGCTGATTCAATCAGTAGTCTTTCAGAAGAAGTAA